The genomic interval TCGGTGCGGTGCCATGCGCTTTCGTCCGTGGCGGAGTTGCCGCGTTCCACCGCGATCAGGCTTTCCCGGACCGATATCGGGGCGTTGCGGCAGATGCGATGGGCCAGCTCGGTGGCGGTCTTCAAGGCTGCGCCCTCCTCGGTGAGGGTGTTGACGAACCCCACTTGGTAGGCGCGTTCGGCGGTGAGCGGGTCGCCGGTGAGCAGCATTTCCTTCGCGATGTTCAACGGCAGGGCGCGCTGGGTGCGGAAGAGTCCGCCGCAGGTCGCGATGACACCGCGGCGGACCTCCGGCAGACCGAACTCGGCGTTGCGCGCGGCCACGACGAGATCGCAGGCCAGCACCACTTCCATGCCGCCGCCGAACGCGAAACCCTCCACGGCGGCGATCAGCGGCTTGCCGCGGCGGCGCCGGATGATGCCGTATTCGCCGCCGCGTTCGGTGTGCGCGCCCGAGCCCGCGACCAGGTCGGTGCCCGCCGAAAAGCCTTGTCCCACACCGGCGAGGACACCGGCCCAGATCTCGGGATCGTCTTCGAACTCGTTGAGCGCGCGATCCAGCCCCGCGGTCATGGCCGCGTCGAAGGCGTTGCGCTTCTCCGGACGATTCAGGCGGATCACGGCGACCCGCCCGGCCTTGTCGTACTCGACTGTCATCGTGCCCTTTCTGGTCGGGGTCAGGAACGCGGCCCGGGGAGTCTGCGCTTGCCGCGTGCGGCCATACCTTGCAGCAGCGTAATCAAGGCGCGGGTTTTGATCTTGGAGGCCGGAAACCAGGTGACTTCGGACTTCTGCATGGGGAGGCGGGGGACCGTGATCGCCTGCTGGCGGCAGTACTTGCGGATACCGGCCGCACCACCCCAGCGGGCGCCGATGCCGGATTGCTTCCAGCCGCCCATCGGCAGGGCGAAGCTGAACATATTGGCGAAGGAGTCGTTGACGTTGACCGCGCCCGCTTCCAGCCGACGCGCGACTTTCTCGCCCCGCTGTTTGTCCCCGGTCCAGACGGTGGCCGACAGACCGTAGATCGAGTCGTTGGCCAGCCGGACCGCCTCGTCCTCGTCGGCGACTTTCATGACCGGGACGGTCGGGCCGAAGGTTTCCTCGGTGACGCACGACATGCTGTGATCGACGTCGACGAGGACCGTCGGCTCGAAGAAAGTGCCGGTGCCGGTGGACTTTCCGCCGACGGTGGTGCGTGCGCCCGCGGCGAGTGCCTCGTCGACGTGGCGCTGCACGATGTCGCGCTGGGCCGGGGTGGCCAGCGCGCCGACATCGGCGCTGTAGGGCCGCGCGTCGTCACCTTGGCGCAGGGCGGCGACTCGTTCGGTGAGTTTGGCGACGAACTCGTCGTAGACCGGTTCCTCGACGTAGACGCGTTCGATCGAAATGCAGACCTGGCCCGCGTTGAACATCGAGCCGTAGGCGATGCCGTTGGCCGCGCGGTCCAGGTCGGCGTCGGCCAGCACGATCGCCGGGTCCTTGCCGCCGAGTTCGAGGCTGCACGGGATGAGGCGGTCACCGCAAGCCGCCGCGATCTTGCGGCCGGTCCGGGTGGAGCCGGTGAATTGGAGATAGTCGACGGCTTCCACCACCGCGTGCCCGGTGTTGCCCGAGCCGGTGACCACCGAGAACACCGGGGGCGCACCGATTTCGGTCCAGCCGCGGCCGATCTCGACGGCGCTGAGCGGGGTCACCTCGGAGGGCTTGACCAGGACCGCGGCTCCCGCCATGAGCGCGGGCAGGGCGTCGAAGAAGACGTTGAGCAGCGGGAAGTTCCACGGTGTGATGACACCGACCACCGGGTAGGGGCGATAGCAGGTGGTGAGCTGTTTGGTCCGGCCGAGCAGGTTGTGCGGTTTGGGGTGATCGTCGGCGAGGAACCGGGCGGCGTTGTTGGCCCAGTACTTCATCAGGTCGACCGCGGCGGGGACCTCGATGTCGGCTGTCGCGCGCGGTTTCCCGGTCTCGGAACGCACTATCTCCGACAGCCGCGCGGAATTGTCGATCAGCCAGTCCTGCCAGCTCAGCAGCCATTTCCGGCGTCCAGCGGGACCGATCTCCTCCCACGTGGGCTGGGCCGCGCGCAAAGCGGCCGCGGCCGCGGCGACGGCGTCGCGGTCCTGATCGGGCACCGCGCCGACGACGGTGCCGTCGGCGGGATTGTGTACCTGGATGGAATGAGCACTGTGCACGGTGGTCATCGCAGACCTCCACTGTCGCTGTTGGTTTCGGGCTAGGTCCATGCTGTACCCGTCGCCCGGGTTCGGGGCCGAATTCCCAGGACGCGCCCGCCCGAAGTATAAATAGACAGCAGTGTTCGTAAAAGGCTATGGTCGTGGCATGACGAAGTTCGACGGCAAGTGCTGCCTGATCACGGGGGCGGCCGGTGGCCTGGGCCGCAGTACGGCGGAGGCGGTCGCCGCCAAAGGCGCGGCGCTGGTGCTCACCGACATCGATGACGACGGGCTGCAACGTACCGCCGCCGACCTGCGCGCCGCCGGGGCCGAGGTGCACCTGGCCGAAGCCGCCGACGTCAGCGAGCACGCCGCGGTCGTCGCGCTCGCGGCGAAGGTGCACGCCGAACTGCCCAGCGTCGACATCGTGATGAACGTGGCGGGCATCGCGACCTGGGGCACCGTCGAACGGCTCACCCACCAGCAGTGGCGGCGCACCATCGACATCGATCTGATGGGACCGATTCACATGATCGAGGAGTTCCTGCCGCCGATGATCGCGGCGGGGCGCGGTGGGCATCTGGTGAACGTCTCCTCCGCGGCCGGGCTGTTCGGTCTGCCGTGGCACGCGCCGTACAGCGCGGGCAAATTCGGATTGCGCGGAGTCTCGGAGGTGCTGCGCTTCGACCTGCGCCGGCACAAGATCGGCGTCAGCCTGGTGTGCCCGGGCGCGATGGCCACGCCCATGGTCGACCGAGTCGATATCGCGGGCGTCGACCGCGAGGCCGCCGCGGTGCAGAAGGCGATGGGGTTGTTCGTGCGGCACGCGGTCACCCCGGAAGCCGCGGCCCGCAGCATCGTTCGCGGTGTCGAGCGAAACCGGTACATGGTCTTCACCTCGCCTGATATCCGAATCGGCTACTACGCGCAGCGGTATCTCCCGCTGACCTACAACCTGGCCATGCGCGGCATGAACTGGGGAATGCATCGCGTCTTGGACAAAGCGGGCCTCGACCAGCCGGACGCACTGCGCGCACCACACCCCTGACCCCCATCTCGACAGCGCTGTCGAACCGGTCGGATGAACGCCGAACACGCGGCCCGGCAACGGTTCTCGTCCGCGCATACCGCAGCTACTCGCGCATGCCGACTGCCCCGGCGTCGCGCCTGGATGCGCGGAAAAGCGCCCGCCGGTTAATAGGCGGCGCGCGGCTAGCGGCTGACGTACTATCGCGAGCGGAGACACCGGCCGGGATATGAAGGGGGGACGGTGTGAGACCTCGCCTACCAGCGGCGGCGCGCGATGGGGCGCTATGGTTGCGGCGCTTCGCCGCGACTACGCCAGGCGCGATCGGCGTCGTCGTGCTCGTCGTCGTCACGTTGTGCCTGTTCGCGGGGTTCACCAGCGCGAACCAGTTGAGCGGCAAGCTCACTCGGCACGACACGGCGCTGGACCGCACCGAGCCACTGGCCTACGCCGCGCAGAACCTCTACGTCTCGCTCTCGGCCGCCGATGCCGCGGCCGCCGAGGCCTTTCTCTCCGGCGGCATCGAAGCCCCCGATGTGCGGCTCCGCTATCAGACGGCGCTGGCCGACGCGGCGGCCGCGCTGGCCGATGCCACGGTGGGCGCCAACGACGCGCAAACCCGTTTGATCGTCGCCCGGATCAGCGCCGAACTTCCCGCCTACACCGGCCTTGTCGAGACGGCACGCGCCAACAACCGGCAGGGCTTCCCGGTCGGCTCGGCCTATCTGCGGGAAGCCTCCGCGCTCATGCAGGATTCGCTGCTGCGGAACGCCGAGAAGCTCAGCACCGACCGGTTCACCGCGGTGAACGCCGAACAGGGCCGGATCGGGGCGCTGCCCTGGGGCACCCTCGCGTTACTGCTGCTGGTGCTGATCGCCTGTGGCGCAGGGTCATACCTGCTGCTGGAACGCACCAACCGCCGGTTCAACCTCGGGCTCGCCGCAGCCGCCGGCGCCACCGTGCTGGCGATGATCTGGGTGGTGGTGGCCACCACGCTGGCCGGTTCCGCGCTCGACGGTGGGGCGGCCGGGGCGGCCGGTCGATTCGAAACACTGGCCCAAGCCCGGATTCTGGCACAGCAGGCACGGACGGCCGAGACGTTGCAATTGATCACCCGCGGTGACATCGCCGAGGGCGAGGAAACGTTCAACCGGCACACCCTGGCCCTGCGCGAGCGGCTCACCGCGGTCACCGGCGTGGATTCCGATGCCTCGCAACGCTTTCAGAGCTGGACCGCCGGACATCGCAAACAAGTCGAGGCCTATCAGGCGGCACGGTTCACCGAGGCGGTGGACCAGGCGATCGGCCGGGGCAGCGAGACCTCGGCCACCAAGTTCGCCAGTCTGGACGAATCGCTGCGCGCGGAGCTCACCGACGTCCGCGGCGAGTTGCGCGGCAGTGTCGACTCCGCCGGTGACGCGCTGTCCTACAGTCCCTCGGCCACACTGCTTTTGATGCTGTTCGCGGCCGCGGCCGTCATCATCGGACTGTGGCCGCGTGTGAAGGAGTTTCTGTGAGGACGCGCGCGTTCGCGCCGCTGCTGGGGGTGGCGCTGCTGCTGGCCGGTTGCGGTGCGGACTCCTCGGCGCCGCAGGCGATCACGATGGCGGCGGTGAATCCCACGCCGCCGGAACTGACGCCGATCACCTCCGCACCGCAGGCCGAGGGGGAGTGCGACGCCGAAACCAGTCTCACCCCCGGGGCGATGCCGCCGCCGGGCGTGATGCCCGCCGGTTCCTCGATGGCGGCGATCGTGGCCAACGGCCGCGTGCGCATCGGCGTCGACCAGAACACCTACCTGTTCGGGTTCCGCAACCCCACGACCGGTGAGCTCGAAGGCTTCGACATCGACGTCGCCCGAGAGATCGCCTACAGCCTCTTCGGTGATCGCGGGAAAGTCGAACTGCGCTCGGTGACAGCCGCCGAACGCATCACCGCGCTGCGCGACCGTCAGGTCGATCTGATCGTGCGCACCTTCTCCGCGACCTGTGAGCGCCGCCGCGACGTCGACTTCTCCGGGGTGTACTACCGGGCGACGCAACGCATCGCGGCGCCCCGGAACTCCGGCATTCGCGGCAGCGCCGACCTGGCCGGCAAACGGGTGTGCGTCGCCAGCGGCACCACCGCGGCGGGCCCGCTGTTCACCCTGCCGATCCGGTTGTCGGTGCTCGGTGTGACCAACTGGACCGACTGCCTGGCCGCGCTGCAGCAGGGCCATGTCGACGCGATCAGCGCCGACGAGCCGATCCTGCACGGCCTGGTCGCCCAGGACCGCAATCTGGCGGTGCTCGGCGATCCGATCGGCAGCGGTGCGTACGCGGTCGGCATCGCCAAGAACAACCCGGATCTGGTCCGGTTCGTCAACGGTGTGATCGAACGCCTCCGCACCGACGGCAGCTGGGAGAGCATCTACGCGAAGCACCTCTCGGCGCTCGGTCCGTCGCCGGGCCCGCCGGCCACCCGGTACCGCGAGTGAGGCCCGCCGCCATGTTGCCGCTCACCGTCGCCGAGATCGATCGCGAATTGTCCGACCGCACTCAGCAATTCGAAGCCATCACCAGCACCCTGCTGGAGTTGGACAACCATCCCGGGCTCAACCTGGTCCGGCATTTCCCGCCGACCGGGCTGACCGCGCAACGCTGGGATCCGGTGCGGCAGGCGCTGGATCTGATGTGGGAGGACCACGGCCGGATGAAGGCCATCCTGGATCAGGCGCGCACCCTGCGCGGCACTCGCGGCCGGGTCGACGACCGCGCCCGGGTCGAGCTGACACAGTTGCTGCGCGGGCGCCCGCACGAGGCCGGGCGGACCCCGATCCCGATGGCGCAGCGCTCGCTGACCGGCCCCAGCGAACATGTGCTCTACGTCGGACTGGCCGATACGTTGGATCGCATGCGCGCCACCTTTCCGCGAATCGCCGAGTTCCTCGAAGCGGTCGACGCGGTGAACAACCGGGTCGTCTCCGGGTTGGGGCCGCTGCAGCCGCAGGTCGAGTTAGCCAAAGGTGTGACACCGGAATTCCGCGCTATCGCGAACGATATCGACGCGCTGATGCGGCGGGCGGGCACCGATCCACTCTCGCTCACCGCCGGTGAGATCGACGCGCGCGTCGCCGAGATCAGCGCGGCGGTGCGCCGGCAGGCCACGGTCCTGACCGAACTGAACGCCGTCGCCGAGGATTGGCCGGCGGCCGTCGCCGAGACCCGGCGGCGGTGGGAGTCGTTGCGGCAGGCCCGCGATCGTGCCATGCGGCTGAAAGCCGACGCGGAACGCCGCATCGTCACCGCGCCGCTACCGGCACGCCCTGATCCCACGCCGTTGCTCGGCGCCGAATTGTCCGAGCTGGCAGCCGATTCCGGCCCGGCCGTGGCACTGCTCGGACTGCGCAGGCGCATCGCCGACGCCGAGCAGGCCGCGCACGCCGACGCAGCCCTGGCCCAGGGGTTGTTGGACCGGAGGGCTGAACTGCACGGCCGCCTGGGCGGCTACCAAGCCAAGGCCGCACGGCTGGGCCTGAGCGAGGACCGGGAGGTGCTGGCGGCCTATCAGATCGCCGCCGGGCTGCTCGGTCGCACACCCTGCGACCTGGCGGCGGTCACCCGCGCCGTCGCCGACTATCAGCAGTTGCTCGGGGAGAAGAAAGCGGGGAGGACGCGATGACATGCACCGAACCCGGTTGTGGCGGCACCATCGAGGATGGCTACTGCGACCGCTGCGGTACCGCGCCCACCGAGGCGCGAACCTTGGAGTCGGTGGAGCAATCGCCGCCTACCGAACCGGCCGAAGGTCAGGCCTGCACCGAACCCGGTTGCGGCGGAAGCATTTCCGACGGTTACTGCGATGTCTGCGGCGCCGCGCCCAGCCGGCCCGTCACCTCGTCGACGCTGCCGACGACCGAGGCCTCGACCGGCAGCGGCCGATCCGCCGGCAGCGGCCGATCCGCACGCTCGGTGCGCACCGGCCGCTCGTCCTCCAGCCAGAGCAAGCGCGGCGGCCTGGGCGGCGGTCTGGTGGAGATGCCGCGCCAGCCGAAGGTGAACCCGCTCGAAGCCATCCTGGTCGATCCCCAAGTCGCCGAGGACAAACGGTTCTGCGGCAGTTGCGGTCGCGCGGTCGGGCGCAGCCGGGACGGGCGGCCGGGCCGCACCGAGGGCTTCTGCCCGCACTGCGGCACCAAGTTCTCCTTCACCCCCAAACTCGTTGCCGGTGACCGGGTCGGCGGCCAGTACGAGGTGAAAGGCTGTCTGGCCCACGGTGGTTTCGGCTGGATCTATCTGGCGGTGGACCACAACGTCGGCAACCGGTGGGTGGTGCTCAAGGGCCTGCTGAACTCCGGTGACGAGGACGCCATGAAGGCGGCGCTGGCGGAGAAACGGTTCCTCGCCGAGGTCGAGCACCCCAGCATCGTCAAGATCTTCAATTTCGTCGAGCATGTCGGCGACGACGGCATCGCGGTCGGCTACATCGTGATGGAGTACGTCGGCGGGACCTCGCTCAAGCAAATACTGCGCCGCCATCGCGACACCGAGGGCGGGCACCTGCCCCCGTCGCAGGCCATCGCCTACATCCTGGGCATGCTGCCCGCGCTGGGCTATCTGCACGCCAACGGCCTGGCCTACTGTGATTTCAAGCCCGACAACGTGATTCAGTCCGAAGATCATCTCAAGCTGATCGATCTCGGCGCCGTCATCTCGATGGACGACGAATCGAGCCCGATCTACGGCACGCCCGGCTATCAGGCTCCCGAGATCGCCCAGACCGGGCCGACCGTGGCCTCCGAGATCTACACCGTGGGGCGTACCCTGGCCGTGCTCATGCTGCGCCTGGGTCTGCACAACGGCATCCTGGGCCCGCTGCCGGAGCCCGCCGAGGAGCCGTTGCTCGCGAAATACGATTCGCTGCACCGATTCCTGCTGCGCGCCACCGATGCCGAAGCCGAAGCCCGCTTCCCCTCCACCGAGGAGATGGCCGATCAGTTGACCGGCGTGCTGCGCGAGGTCCTGGCCACCGACGACGCGGTGCCCCGCCCGGGCATGTCGGCGTTCTTCGGTCCGCCTCGCGCGGTCTTCGGGATCGGCGCCGATGCTGTCATCGCGCCGTCGGATATCGTTGCGGCCCTGCCCGTTCCGCTGGTCGATCCCAGCGACAGCGGTGCCCCGCTGCTGGCCACCACCGGCGGCACCTCGCCCGCGGAACTGGAGCCGGCCTTCCACGCGGGCTTGCAGGCGGTGGTCACCACGGGGGAGAAGTCGGTGGAGATTCCGCTGCGCCTGGTGCGGGCGGCCCTCGACATCGGTGATCACCAGGACGCGTTCCGCCGCATCGACGACCTCGCCGCCGCGCTACCCGGCGACTGGCGGCTGGCCTGGTATCGCGGTCAGGCCCGGTTGCTGGCCGGCGACTTCCGCGGCGCCTACGCCGAATTCGATGCCGTCTACGCCGCGCTGCCCGGCGAACCGGCCCCGAAACTCGCCCTGGCCGCGGTCGCCGAGCTCGCGGTGCACACCGCCGCAGGCCGCCGGGACACCAACGGATCCGGTGCGGCGCAGGGAGATCCGCAGCTGGCCGGTGTGCCCGCGGATCGCTTCCAGGCGGCCCGATACTACGAGCTGGTGTGGCGCACTGATCACGCGTTCGTCAGCGCCGCCTTCGGCCTGGCCCGGCTGCGCCGCCACGGCGGCGACCGCGACGGTGCGGTGGCCGTACTCGATCAGGTCGAACCGTCCTCGGCGCTCTACACCGAGGCCCGGATCGCCGCTGTCGCGACGATTCTCGCCGACCGCGGGCCGGACGAGGTGTCCGAGCAGGTGCTGCGTGCGGCGGGTGAGCGAGTCCAGGCCCTCACCATCGACTCCACCCGCCGCCGGGCCCAGGTGCGGATGCAGGTGCTCGACGCCGCCCTCGGCTGGTTGAACGCGGGCAAAACGCCCGCCGACCACGCCCCGCTGCTCGGCACACCCCTCGATCAGGTGGGCGTACGCACCGGCCTGGAACGCTGCTATCGCGACTTGGCGCGTGAAGCTCCCGACATGTGGGCGCGTTTCGAATTGGTCGAGCGTGCCAACCGCGTCCGGCCGAGAACCACGCTATGACCGCCGGGCGTCCGCGTGAGCCGGTCTCTGGCGAGCGACCCACCGAACCGGTCTCTGGTGTGCGACCGCTCGAACCGGTCTCTGCCGAACGACCGCCCGAACCGGCTTCCGCCGAGCGACCGCCTGAACGGGCGTACGCCGGCCCGCCCGCCCCCGAGGCTGTCACCGACCCGTCCCTGCCCGACTCGATCCCTACTGTGAGCGCCGACTTGAATCCGACCACCGCGGGCACCCTGCCTACCGAGCCCCTGCACGTGCCCGAGACCCGGCGGCGGAGCACCACGTGTCCGAACTGCCAGGCCCCGGTGGGCGCGAAGGACCGCTACTGCGAGGAGTGCGGGCAGGAGATCGGCGCGCGGCGCGTCGCGCTGCCGCGCCCGGCGGGCACAGCGGGTGCGCCGGCCGGGCCCTCGATCTGTGAGAGCTGCGGCGGGCAGGACCACGACGGTGACGGCTACTGTCGCGGCTGCGGTCAATTGCGCACCCAGCCCGACCGTGTCGAGGCCGATCTGGGCGCGGTGTATGTCGCCACCGACCGCGGACTGAGCCATGCCCGCAACGAGGACTCGGTCGCCGCGGCGGTCCTCGACGGGCCCGGCGGTATGCCGGTCACCACGGTGATCGTGGTGAGCGACGGTGTTTCGTCCTCGGAGGATCCGCAAGCCGCCTCCGGCGCCGCCGTTCGCGCGGGCGTCGACGGCTGCCTCGGCGCGCTGGCCGACGGCCGGTCTGCCCAGGAGGCGGTCTACGCCGGGCTGCGCGCCGCCATCCGGGCGGTCCGCGCCATCGCCAAACCCAACGGTC from Nocardia goodfellowii carries:
- a CDS encoding glutamate ABC transporter substrate-binding protein, which codes for MRTRAFAPLLGVALLLAGCGADSSAPQAITMAAVNPTPPELTPITSAPQAEGECDAETSLTPGAMPPPGVMPAGSSMAAIVANGRVRIGVDQNTYLFGFRNPTTGELEGFDIDVAREIAYSLFGDRGKVELRSVTAAERITALRDRQVDLIVRTFSATCERRRDVDFSGVYYRATQRIAAPRNSGIRGSADLAGKRVCVASGTTAAGPLFTLPIRLSVLGVTNWTDCLAALQQGHVDAISADEPILHGLVAQDRNLAVLGDPIGSGAYAVGIAKNNPDLVRFVNGVIERLRTDGSWESIYAKHLSALGPSPGPPATRYRE
- a CDS encoding double zinc ribbon domain-containing protein, yielding MSADLNPTTAGTLPTEPLHVPETRRRSTTCPNCQAPVGAKDRYCEECGQEIGARRVALPRPAGTAGAPAGPSICESCGGQDHDGDGYCRGCGQLRTQPDRVEADLGAVYVATDRGLSHARNEDSVAAAVLDGPGGMPVTTVIVVSDGVSSSEDPQAASGAAVRAGVDGCLGALADGRSAQEAVYAGLRAAIRAVRAIAKPNGHAPSCTYVSAIVRGYGTGEFEITHANIGDSRAYWLRTESPASVCPPSQRLTKDDSYAQALVDIGTDDETAMRHPRAHHLMRWLGADSGAEPTADSCVGTFTTTGPGVLLLCSDGLWNYRPRADDLAAIATAAERMPAARELVEFALRSGGRDNITVALAPIT
- a CDS encoding SDR family oxidoreductase → MTKFDGKCCLITGAAGGLGRSTAEAVAAKGAALVLTDIDDDGLQRTAADLRAAGAEVHLAEAADVSEHAAVVALAAKVHAELPSVDIVMNVAGIATWGTVERLTHQQWRRTIDIDLMGPIHMIEEFLPPMIAAGRGGHLVNVSSAAGLFGLPWHAPYSAGKFGLRGVSEVLRFDLRRHKIGVSLVCPGAMATPMVDRVDIAGVDREAAAVQKAMGLFVRHAVTPEAAARSIVRGVERNRYMVFTSPDIRIGYYAQRYLPLTYNLAMRGMNWGMHRVLDKAGLDQPDALRAPHP
- a CDS encoding aldehyde dehydrogenase family protein, encoding MTTVHSAHSIQVHNPADGTVVGAVPDQDRDAVAAAAAALRAAQPTWEEIGPAGRRKWLLSWQDWLIDNSARLSEIVRSETGKPRATADIEVPAAVDLMKYWANNAARFLADDHPKPHNLLGRTKQLTTCYRPYPVVGVITPWNFPLLNVFFDALPALMAGAAVLVKPSEVTPLSAVEIGRGWTEIGAPPVFSVVTGSGNTGHAVVEAVDYLQFTGSTRTGRKIAAACGDRLIPCSLELGGKDPAIVLADADLDRAANGIAYGSMFNAGQVCISIERVYVEEPVYDEFVAKLTERVAALRQGDDARPYSADVGALATPAQRDIVQRHVDEALAAGARTTVGGKSTGTGTFFEPTVLVDVDHSMSCVTEETFGPTVPVMKVADEDEAVRLANDSIYGLSATVWTGDKQRGEKVARRLEAGAVNVNDSFANMFSFALPMGGWKQSGIGARWGGAAGIRKYCRQQAITVPRLPMQKSEVTWFPASKIKTRALITLLQGMAARGKRRLPGPRS
- a CDS encoding enoyl-CoA hydratase-related protein; the encoded protein is MTVEYDKAGRVAVIRLNRPEKRNAFDAAMTAGLDRALNEFEDDPEIWAGVLAGVGQGFSAGTDLVAGSGAHTERGGEYGIIRRRRGKPLIAAVEGFAFGGGMEVVLACDLVVAARNAEFGLPEVRRGVIATCGGLFRTQRALPLNIAKEMLLTGDPLTAERAYQVGFVNTLTEEGAALKTATELAHRICRNAPISVRESLIAVERGNSATDESAWHRTEQAMLKTLASEDTREGITAFLERREPRWTGH
- a CDS encoding serine/threonine-protein kinase; this encodes MTCTEPGCGGTIEDGYCDRCGTAPTEARTLESVEQSPPTEPAEGQACTEPGCGGSISDGYCDVCGAAPSRPVTSSTLPTTEASTGSGRSAGSGRSARSVRTGRSSSSQSKRGGLGGGLVEMPRQPKVNPLEAILVDPQVAEDKRFCGSCGRAVGRSRDGRPGRTEGFCPHCGTKFSFTPKLVAGDRVGGQYEVKGCLAHGGFGWIYLAVDHNVGNRWVVLKGLLNSGDEDAMKAALAEKRFLAEVEHPSIVKIFNFVEHVGDDGIAVGYIVMEYVGGTSLKQILRRHRDTEGGHLPPSQAIAYILGMLPALGYLHANGLAYCDFKPDNVIQSEDHLKLIDLGAVISMDDESSPIYGTPGYQAPEIAQTGPTVASEIYTVGRTLAVLMLRLGLHNGILGPLPEPAEEPLLAKYDSLHRFLLRATDAEAEARFPSTEEMADQLTGVLREVLATDDAVPRPGMSAFFGPPRAVFGIGADAVIAPSDIVAALPVPLVDPSDSGAPLLATTGGTSPAELEPAFHAGLQAVVTTGEKSVEIPLRLVRAALDIGDHQDAFRRIDDLAAALPGDWRLAWYRGQARLLAGDFRGAYAEFDAVYAALPGEPAPKLALAAVAELAVHTAAGRRDTNGSGAAQGDPQLAGVPADRFQAARYYELVWRTDHAFVSAAFGLARLRRHGGDRDGAVAVLDQVEPSSALYTEARIAAVATILADRGPDEVSEQVLRAAGERVQALTIDSTRRRAQVRMQVLDAALGWLNAGKTPADHAPLLGTPLDQVGVRTGLERCYRDLAREAPDMWARFELVERANRVRPRTTL